In the Setaria italica strain Yugu1 chromosome VI, Setaria_italica_v2.0, whole genome shotgun sequence genome, one interval contains:
- the LOC105914686 gene encoding uncharacterized protein LOC105914686, whose amino-acid sequence MVMPIANAIIYACACDLDVCALHVRCFALKGGYSRNIGRQCLGFRIHDPWVEVQNCYFVFKATHEPRMIHGMGYSAAADELRQATLNLNGVFISSAKSNQSKSASFAAVEQLQLMPSAPNMADPVALSSGAAAF is encoded by the exons ATGGTGATGCCAATTGCGAATGCCATCATCTACGCTTGTGCGTGCGATTTGGACGTCTGCGCGCTACATGTTCGATGCTTTGCCTTAAAGGGGGGATACTCTCGAAATATTGGTAG ACAATGTCTAGGATTTCGGATACATGACCCTTGGGTGGAAGTTCAGAACTGCTATTTTGTTTTCAAGGCCACACATGAACCAAGAATGATTCATGGGATGGGATACTCTGCTGCCGCAGACGAATTGAGACAGGCAACTCTGAACCTGAATGGCGTGTTCATTTCGTCAGCCAAGAGCAACCAGAGCAAGTCAGCTTCTTTTGCAGCGGTTGAGCAACTTCAATTGATGCCGTCCGCACCAAATATGGCCGATCCTGTTGCACTTTCTTCAGGGGCAGCAGCATTTTAG